Genomic window (Helianthus annuus cultivar XRQ/B chromosome 3, HanXRQr2.0-SUNRISE, whole genome shotgun sequence):
TGATCCGGAGCTTTTCCCTCGTGGAGGTCTGTCGTTTCTACCGTAAGGATGTGATCGTCCTCTGCTCCCTGGCGGAGCCTTATCAAACACCGATCCACCATTTTTCTTCCATGAAGACATCTTGTGATCTGACTCTGGAGCAGGATTACATGCATTCTTGCCTCGGGCGAAAGCCCTGGCCCGTTCCATTAGTATCTCCATCGTCTTCGGTAGATTTTCGTGCAATTTCTCAACTAGCTGATTATTCCGAACGCCGTGACAAAATCCGGAGATCCGCAGTTGATCAACTACCCCACTGATCTGCATGCTTTCCCGGTTAAACCGGTCAATGAAACTGTCTAAAGACTCTCCGTCTTTTCTCCGGATGTTGTGGACTTCAGTAATCTCCTTAGAGTAGTGCCTTTGTTGACTGAAATTTTGGAGGAATAATCTTCGGAACTCCTCAAAGTCGTTGATCTCACCTTCATTCAACGCATCAAACCATACTCGCGCGGCTCCAGTTAGAGTTTGTGCAAACATAAAGCACCAAGCTGGCATCGGCCATTGTTCTACTCGCGCAGCTCCGTCAAAATCGAACATATGATCATCCGGATCAGTTGTGCCATCGTACTTCTTCACCGTGGTTGGCATTTTGAGCTTTGGAGGAAGTTTGGCATGTGTAATACGGGCACTAAACTTTGACTTGGCTGTCATAGAAACTGGATGGTACGGCTTGGTGAGTTCCGGATCGCCACTTACATCCACCTGCATATCGTTTTGTGTGGCCATTACTGGTGAAGGTCCGGAAGAACCTTGTACATATCCAGTATAAGCTTCTGAAGTAACGACTGTGGAAAATGTAGGAGTGATTATTGTCGGGCCCATTGTCCCCGTTGGTGTTTCGTCATGAAAGAGCCTGGTTCGCAAACCAAGGATTTGTTCATCTCTGGCCTGTTGCGCTTTTAATCTTCGTAGAAGACTTGCGTTTTTGGCGAGAAATTCTGCGTCGAACTCTGAGGTTTGCGAAGTAGGGAGTAAGATGAAAGGCAAGGTTGTTCCCGGACCTGAGCTTAAAGTAGCTGAGGTCGTGGAGGTGATACTTGCTGGTGCAGTAATTTGCGTGCTAACAGCCGTAGATCCCAAATTCAAAGAACCTGGGGCCGCCATTTGTCAGTTCTTTGCTCAAGAAGTTCACTAAAGTGAAGGACTAAGAGCTTTAAGATCGGATGGCGCCAATTGAAGAACCAGGAAGTCAAGTTCAGGCCGAAGCCTGTAAATGAAGATCTGGGTCTTGTTTTAAGGTTGACAGAGTTTCCTGCAAAAGagaaaaccgttaggctcgccgcagagatgggagggccactctgcgaccaccctccggcgtgaggataagtattggtagagagagaaagtagagagagaaagtagggaCGAAGGTTCAGAGAAATCGTACTTGGATTTGTACTttgaaggggtatttatagtagtcAACTGAGATGACGTCATCCGTCTGGACGCACTTGAACGGGGGCTCGTCCTCGGAGTCTTCTGGTGCGGGCGGACATGCTATGGATGCCCGCTCGAATGCAGTCCGGTTCGTCTCTGGGACACATGTTCGGCTTCGGACATGCGTCTTCACTCAGAAATTGAAGAAACCGATGTTCAATACAAAATGGACAGAAACCATCACAGTAACATAAAATACATATCGGTTTAGTCAACAAGTTTTGACAATTGTGATGAACCAAAATTAAATAATGCGAAAATGAGCATTTAAATAATTTTTATAATCTATTTCGATTAAATGAAAATACTAATGTATGATCTAGAATAAAGTTATTACGATAATGTTCTGACTTTGACTATTCTAAGTTCCGACTTGGTGAGACGCGGCTTGTGAATATGTCATATCTTGTACGCAAAGCCAAAATACAATTGTTATTTGTTagtattttaattaaaaaacgtGTTCATTCGGATGctataaataaaagtaaaaaaacacaATACTCTATCATCATTATAACTTCAATTGCATTCGCtatgtatcatcatcatcatcatcagcagcTTTACGTTCCATCTGCAACAccaaatcatcatcatcctcctccaaTGCCCCATCATACCAATCTTCTTGAAGTCACTggtaataatataaaaatcataaTTCCATTCTTCCTGTTAACATGGCCCTAAAAAGGTTCTTAAGTGCGTATACAAATTAATTTCTATTTTTTTCCTTCATGGATTAGTGGTTGGCTGCCATAAACTGAAAGACACAGAATGGATTGCAAGACAAGATCCTTATGTCTGTGTTGAATACGGCAGTAGCAGAAACCGCACCCGTGTTTGTACCGATGGAGGCAAAAACCCAACATTCCAAGAGAAATTTGTATACACCATGATTGAAGGATTAAAAGAGTTGAACATTATGGTTTGGAACAGTAATACCCTCTCACGTGACGACTTCATCGGCAGTGGAAAGTAAGTGTAATTCCTCTTCTTTTCGATTAGACGAGTCACAAATATGTATTGTTCCATTGATGGTATTAATTCTTGTGGTTTTCAGGGTGCACTTAGCTAAGGTTCTTACTCAAGGATACGACGATAGCTCTTGGCCGTTGCAGACTAAGCATGGAAGGCATGGTGGCGAGGTACGATTGATAATGCATTATTCGGGTGCCAATGCAAATAGTTATGTTACACCTCAAGTCATGTCTATG
Coding sequences:
- the LOC110929227 gene encoding elicitor-responsive protein 1; the protein is MYHHHHHQQLYVPSATPNHHHPPPMPHHTNLLEVTVVGCHKLKDTEWIARQDPYVCVEYGSSRNRTRVCTDGGKNPTFQEKFVYTMIEGLKELNIMVWNSNTLSRDDFIGSGKVHLAKVLTQGYDDSSWPLQTKHGRHGGEVRLIMHYSGANANSYVTPQVMSMYSAPPPSSSMLYPPATGGPYSMPSAYPPQPAPYPPQPYAPGHSVYPPQPYGSHFSHGSPYPGGYTLYRDTIPTKDD